A single region of the Chryseobacterium sp. 6424 genome encodes:
- the rnr gene encoding ribonuclease R, which yields MAKRKKFISHKNDQRLQEIGRLILRFMNERSTKIHNYKQIADGIDYRNPRQRELVIQALHKLLAAQRIEEVQKGKYIINLKINDTVTGIIDFNQAGNAYVSVEGMKEDIFIHSKNVKDALQGDQVLIVTYHFKGKKLEGSVLEVIKRNREEFVGTFQLINHKDFGFVVCDKKTINTDIFVPKGKIGGAKDGDKVVVKMVEWRQGEKNPEGEIVRVLGAPGEHETEIHSILAEYGLPYSFPEEVEREAEAIDREIREQEVAKRRDMRDVCTFTIDPKDAKDFDDALSIQKLDNGNWEIGVHIADVSHYVVPGTLLDEEAYDRATSVYLVDRVVPMLPEVLSNEVCSLRPHEDKYTFSAVFELDENADVVKEWFGRTVIHSDRRFTYEEAQERIETGTGDLAEEILVMDRLAKILRKNRINNGAITFDRSEVRFNLDENNEPIGVYFKISKDSNHLIEEFMLLTNRKVSEFISLNRKGQPTGNTFIYRIHDDPDPTKLEALRDFVSTFGYKMDLANTKKVAESLNRLLTDVKGKGEENMIETLAMRSMSKAVYSTNPIGHYGLGFEFYTHFTSPIRRYPDLIAHRLLQHYLDGGKSPNKEDYEEKSKHCSAMERLAADAERDSIKFMQVKFMEKHLGEEFTGVISGVADFGFWVQIPENGAEGLIKLRDLMDDSYSYDAKNHLVQGARTGNQYQLGDEVKIKVMKANLIQKQLDFKIITE from the coding sequence ATGGCTAAACGCAAAAAATTTATTTCTCATAAAAATGACCAGAGATTGCAGGAAATAGGACGTCTCATCCTTAGGTTCATGAATGAGAGATCTACCAAAATACACAACTATAAGCAGATTGCCGACGGTATAGATTACCGCAATCCCCGACAGCGCGAACTCGTTATCCAGGCCTTGCACAAATTACTCGCCGCACAGCGTATTGAAGAGGTGCAGAAAGGCAAATACATCATCAACCTAAAAATTAACGATACCGTAACCGGCATCATCGACTTCAATCAGGCGGGTAATGCCTATGTAAGCGTGGAGGGGATGAAAGAGGATATTTTCATCCATTCTAAAAATGTAAAAGACGCGCTGCAAGGTGATCAGGTACTTATTGTAACCTATCATTTCAAAGGGAAAAAGCTCGAAGGCTCGGTATTAGAAGTTATCAAACGCAACCGAGAAGAATTTGTAGGAACCTTCCAACTGATAAACCATAAGGATTTTGGTTTCGTAGTCTGCGATAAAAAAACCATTAATACAGATATTTTCGTGCCTAAAGGTAAAATAGGCGGTGCGAAAGATGGGGATAAAGTGGTGGTAAAAATGGTAGAATGGCGACAGGGTGAAAAAAATCCTGAAGGCGAAATCGTGCGTGTTCTAGGGGCGCCCGGCGAACACGAAACTGAAATACATTCCATCCTTGCAGAATATGGCCTTCCCTACTCTTTCCCGGAAGAAGTTGAAAGAGAAGCTGAAGCGATTGACCGTGAAATCCGCGAGCAAGAAGTGGCCAAACGCCGTGATATGCGCGATGTCTGTACTTTCACCATCGATCCGAAGGATGCCAAGGATTTCGATGATGCTCTGTCAATACAAAAACTCGACAACGGAAACTGGGAAATAGGTGTACACATTGCCGATGTTTCGCACTATGTAGTACCGGGCACTTTGTTGGATGAAGAAGCTTACGACCGCGCCACATCCGTTTATCTGGTAGACCGCGTGGTTCCTATGTTGCCGGAAGTCCTTAGTAACGAAGTCTGCTCGCTGCGCCCGCATGAAGATAAATATACGTTCTCTGCTGTATTCGAGCTTGATGAGAATGCAGATGTAGTAAAAGAATGGTTCGGGCGAACTGTCATCCATTCCGACCGGCGTTTTACCTATGAGGAAGCGCAGGAAAGGATTGAAACCGGTACCGGAGACCTGGCCGAAGAAATCCTAGTGATGGACCGTCTTGCCAAAATTTTAAGGAAAAACCGCATCAACAATGGGGCAATTACCTTCGACCGGAGTGAAGTACGCTTCAACCTCGATGAAAATAATGAACCGATAGGTGTTTATTTTAAAATCAGCAAAGATTCTAACCATCTAATCGAAGAATTCATGCTGCTGACCAACCGAAAAGTTTCAGAATTTATCTCGCTTAACCGAAAAGGGCAGCCTACCGGGAATACCTTTATCTACAGAATACACGATGACCCGGATCCTACAAAACTGGAAGCGTTGCGCGATTTTGTCTCAACTTTCGGTTATAAAATGGATCTGGCCAATACTAAAAAAGTAGCGGAATCACTCAACCGTCTGCTAACCGACGTGAAAGGCAAAGGCGAAGAAAATATGATTGAAACACTCGCAATGCGCTCTATGAGTAAAGCCGTTTATTCCACAAATCCGATTGGGCATTATGGCCTTGGCTTCGAGTTCTATACACATTTCACCTCCCCTATCCGCCGTTATCCCGACCTTATCGCACACCGTTTACTGCAGCATTATTTGGATGGTGGTAAGTCCCCGAACAAAGAGGATTACGAGGAAAAAAGCAAACACTGCAGCGCGATGGAGCGTCTTGCGGCAGATGCCGAGAGAGATTCTATCAAATTTATGCAGGTGAAGTTTATGGAGAAACATTTAGGTGAAGAATTCACTGGTGTTATTTCAGGCGTAGCTGATTTTGGTTTCTGGGTGCAAATTCCTGAAAACGGTGCTGAGGGACTGATAAAGCTCCGCGACCTGATGGATGATTCTTATTCTTACGATGCCAAAAACCATCTGGTGCAGGGCGCCCGCACAGGCAACCAGTATCAACTGGGGGATGAGGTGAAAATAAAAGTGATGAAAGCCAACCTGATCCAGAAACAGCTGGATTTCAAGATCATAACCGAATAA
- the rpiB gene encoding ribose 5-phosphate isomerase B, with product MKKICIASDHAGYVYKEIIKKHLADRYIIEDFGTFSEDSVDYPDFVHPSAASIEKGSNELGILICGSGNGVQMTANKHQRIRCALCWMPELAELARKHNNANMISLPARFIAAELAIDIVEKFLSTDFEGGRHQLRVDKISC from the coding sequence ATGAAAAAAATCTGTATCGCCAGCGATCATGCAGGCTATGTGTATAAGGAAATTATTAAAAAACATCTCGCGGACCGCTATATTATCGAAGATTTTGGAACATTTTCTGAAGATTCTGTTGATTATCCGGATTTTGTACACCCCAGTGCCGCTTCAATCGAAAAAGGCAGCAATGAGCTGGGCATACTGATTTGTGGTAGTGGAAACGGCGTACAGATGACGGCAAACAAGCACCAGCGCATCCGTTGCGCACTGTGTTGGATGCCCGAACTTGCCGAACTTGCCCGTAAACATAACAACGCGAATATGATTTCGCTGCCTGCACGATTTATTGCGGCAGAACTCGCCATCGACATTGTGGAGAAATTTCTTTCCACCGATTTCGAAGGCGGCAGACACCAACTGAGGGTAGATAAAATCTCCTGTTAA
- a CDS encoding phosphoglycerate kinase — translation MKTINDFDFKGKKALVRVDFNVPQSADLKVTDTTRIEAVKPTVEKILNDGGSVILMTHLGRPKGKPSEEFSLKNIVPAIEEILGKPVKFCADCIGDEAAQMSADLKEGEILLLENLRFYNEEEAGDVDFAEKLSKYADAYVNDAFGTAHREHASTAVIAQFFPQTKFFGLLMAKELEAIEKVLGSGEKPVTAILGGSKVSSKITIIENMLPAVDNLIIGGGMAFTFIRALGGNIGKSLLEEDKMSLALEILSKAKAMNVKIYLPVDTVIADEFSNDAARSEADIYDIPDEWMGMDVGNRTRTLFHDVIMNSRTILWNGPVGVFEMPNFSAGTEALGDSIAEATRLGAFSLVGGGDSVAFVKQFGYDDKVSYVSTGGGAMLESLEGKQLPGVKAINN, via the coding sequence ATGAAAACAATAAACGATTTCGATTTCAAAGGGAAAAAAGCACTTGTGAGAGTTGATTTTAACGTACCCCAAAGTGCCGACCTGAAAGTGACAGATACCACGCGTATTGAAGCGGTAAAGCCAACGGTGGAGAAAATACTGAATGATGGCGGTTCCGTCATCCTGATGACGCATCTTGGCAGGCCAAAGGGCAAACCCTCTGAAGAGTTTTCTTTAAAAAACATTGTTCCCGCTATTGAAGAAATCTTGGGTAAGCCCGTAAAATTCTGTGCAGACTGCATCGGTGATGAAGCGGCACAAATGTCTGCCGATCTGAAGGAAGGCGAAATCCTGCTGTTAGAGAATCTCCGGTTCTATAATGAGGAAGAAGCTGGTGATGTAGATTTTGCTGAGAAACTATCGAAATATGCAGATGCTTACGTAAATGACGCCTTTGGGACCGCACATCGTGAACATGCTTCAACAGCGGTCATCGCACAGTTTTTTCCACAAACTAAATTTTTCGGTTTATTGATGGCAAAAGAACTTGAAGCCATCGAAAAAGTATTGGGAAGCGGCGAAAAACCAGTGACAGCAATCTTGGGTGGCTCGAAAGTTTCCAGTAAAATTACAATCATTGAGAATATGCTGCCAGCGGTTGATAACTTAATCATCGGTGGTGGAATGGCTTTCACATTCATCCGTGCATTGGGCGGAAACATCGGAAAGTCCTTGCTTGAAGAGGATAAAATGAGCCTGGCGTTAGAGATTTTATCTAAAGCGAAAGCCATGAACGTCAAAATATATTTGCCAGTTGATACGGTAATCGCAGATGAGTTCAGCAATGATGCGGCACGCAGCGAGGCGGATATTTATGATATACCAGACGAATGGATGGGAATGGATGTCGGTAATCGTACGCGTACGCTTTTCCATGATGTGATCATGAACTCCCGCACCATTTTGTGGAACGGACCTGTAGGTGTTTTTGAAATGCCTAATTTCTCGGCAGGTACCGAAGCGTTAGGCGACAGCATTGCGGAAGCGACGAGACTGGGTGCTTTTTCACTTGTCGGTGGGGGAGACAGTGTAGCATTTGTAAAACAATTCGGTTATGATGATAAGGTAAGTTATGTTTCCACTGGTGGTGGCGCGATGCTTGAGAGTTTAGAAGGTAAACAATTGCCGGGAGTGAAAGCGATCAACAATTAA
- a CDS encoding methyltransferase domain-containing protein → MKVKDHFLTQETFEIIPTEIAGILKTHPIPNNLDKYYESEKYISHNQDKGSLKEKIYKRFQKINLNFKRNILANELYKKAAVLDYGCGAGEFLKFIEEDFTTFGFEPNKTAREYTAKKLTSTTLIEDLEELENESLDAITLWHVFEHIEDQKIKLNQFYNKLKSNGLLIIAVPNYTSNDAKRYKKYWAAYDVPRHIYHFSKSGMEQMMNNKQWKIKYTRPLILDAFYISMLSEKYKKSPIFWLKGFVFGAISNFKASKTGEFSSLIYIIEKNR, encoded by the coding sequence ATGAAAGTTAAAGATCATTTTCTTACACAGGAAACATTTGAAATCATACCAACCGAAATTGCCGGAATATTAAAAACCCATCCAATTCCGAATAATCTCGACAAGTATTATGAAAGTGAAAAATATATTTCTCACAACCAGGATAAAGGTTCATTAAAAGAAAAAATATATAAAAGATTTCAAAAGATAAACCTTAATTTCAAAAGAAATATCCTCGCCAATGAACTATATAAAAAAGCAGCAGTCTTGGATTATGGTTGTGGCGCTGGGGAATTCTTGAAATTCATAGAGGAAGATTTTACAACATTTGGCTTTGAACCCAATAAAACAGCGAGAGAGTATACAGCCAAAAAACTTACTTCTACAACATTAATAGAAGATCTTGAAGAACTTGAAAATGAAAGTTTAGACGCAATTACATTATGGCATGTATTCGAACACATTGAAGATCAGAAAATTAAATTAAATCAGTTTTATAATAAACTGAAATCCAATGGTTTATTGATAATTGCTGTGCCTAACTATACTTCGAATGACGCAAAGAGGTACAAAAAATACTGGGCAGCTTATGACGTTCCGCGGCATATCTATCATTTTTCAAAATCCGGAATGGAGCAAATGATGAACAATAAACAATGGAAAATCAAATATACACGTCCGCTAATATTGGATGCCTTCTATATTTCCATGCTCAGCGAAAAATATAAGAAATCACCCATTTTTTGGTTAAAAGGATTTGTTTTCGGAGCGATTTCTAATTTTAAAGCATCAAAAACTGGCGAATTTTCGAGTTTGATATACATAATCGAAAAAAATAGATAA
- the mnmG gene encoding tRNA uridine-5-carboxymethylaminomethyl(34) synthesis enzyme MnmG: MILEKYDVIVVGAGHAGCEAAAAAANMGSKTLLITMNMQTIGQMSCNPAMGGIAKGQIVREIDAMGGYSGIIADISAIQFKMLNLSKGPAMWSPRTQNDRMLFAEEWRLALENTPNLDFFQDMVKSLVIENNQVRGVVTSLGIKIQGKSVVLTNGTFLNGLIHVGDKQLGGGRMGEPKAFGITEQLVSLGFEAGRMKTGTPPRVDGRSLDYSKMEEQEGDINPQKFSYTDTPKLTKQRSCHIVYTNETVHDILREGFDRSPMFNGTIQSIGPRYCPSIEDKVNRFAERTRHQLFVEPEGWQTVEIYVNGFSSSLPEDVQIKAMKHIPGFENVKVFRPGYAIEYDYFPPTQLYHTLETKLISNLYFAGQINGTTGYEEAAGQGLMAGINAHNKVHGKEEFILNRDEAYIGVLIDDLITKGTEEPYRMFTSRAEYRLLLRQDNADIRLTEKSHKLGLADYQRLEKVQKKISGSNELEEILKETSLKPGIINPILAEIESSPVDQAYRAAQILTRPNMTLEKLENIDLIKDKTAHFPFEVKEQAEINIKYKGYIEKEKENVSKLNRLETIRISEDFDFSKISSLSSEARQKLNKIKPKTIAQASRISGVSPADINVLLIYLGR, from the coding sequence ATGATTTTAGAAAAATACGACGTAATAGTAGTAGGCGCTGGCCATGCTGGCTGTGAAGCCGCTGCCGCTGCCGCCAACATGGGATCAAAGACTTTATTGATTACCATGAATATGCAGACCATTGGGCAAATGTCTTGTAACCCGGCCATGGGAGGCATCGCTAAGGGGCAAATTGTAAGAGAAATTGATGCCATGGGAGGCTACTCCGGCATTATCGCAGATATATCAGCGATACAATTCAAGATGCTTAACCTTTCCAAAGGACCCGCCATGTGGTCGCCACGTACCCAGAATGACCGGATGTTGTTTGCTGAGGAATGGCGTCTTGCTTTGGAAAATACACCAAACCTTGACTTTTTTCAGGATATGGTAAAAAGCTTGGTTATAGAAAATAATCAAGTGAGAGGTGTAGTTACTTCCCTTGGAATTAAAATTCAGGGAAAATCCGTCGTTCTTACAAACGGCACTTTCTTAAACGGCCTCATACATGTTGGTGACAAACAACTTGGCGGTGGACGGATGGGCGAACCGAAAGCTTTTGGTATTACAGAACAGTTAGTATCATTAGGTTTTGAAGCTGGCCGAATGAAAACCGGAACTCCACCGCGAGTGGACGGTCGAAGTTTAGACTACAGTAAAATGGAAGAGCAGGAAGGTGACATTAATCCACAAAAGTTCTCTTACACTGATACACCAAAATTAACCAAACAAAGGAGCTGTCACATAGTTTATACAAATGAAACGGTGCACGATATTTTAAGGGAAGGGTTTGATAGAAGTCCTATGTTTAACGGCACCATACAAAGCATTGGCCCACGCTATTGCCCGAGTATCGAAGATAAGGTCAATCGGTTTGCCGAACGCACGAGACATCAGTTATTCGTAGAGCCCGAAGGCTGGCAAACCGTAGAAATTTATGTGAACGGTTTCAGCTCTTCACTACCCGAAGATGTGCAAATTAAAGCGATGAAGCATATTCCAGGCTTCGAGAATGTAAAAGTTTTCCGCCCAGGATACGCCATTGAGTACGATTACTTCCCCCCTACCCAACTCTATCATACTTTAGAGACGAAATTAATCTCCAACCTATATTTTGCAGGCCAGATCAACGGAACTACAGGTTATGAAGAAGCAGCCGGACAGGGATTGATGGCAGGTATCAACGCACACAACAAAGTTCATGGCAAGGAAGAATTTATATTAAACCGTGATGAAGCCTATATAGGTGTTCTGATTGACGACCTTATTACGAAGGGTACGGAAGAACCCTACCGTATGTTTACCTCACGTGCAGAGTATCGTTTGTTACTGAGACAAGATAACGCGGATATCCGTTTGACTGAAAAATCACATAAATTAGGATTAGCCGATTATCAACGATTGGAAAAAGTTCAGAAAAAGATTTCCGGAAGTAATGAACTCGAAGAGATTTTGAAGGAAACTTCTTTAAAACCCGGAATTATCAACCCGATCTTGGCAGAAATCGAATCTTCACCTGTGGATCAGGCATATCGTGCCGCTCAGATCCTGACGCGCCCGAATATGACTCTCGAAAAACTTGAGAATATTGACTTAATAAAGGACAAAACCGCACATTTCCCATTTGAAGTTAAGGAACAGGCAGAGATCAATATAAAATACAAAGGCTATATTGAGAAAGAAAAAGAGAACGTATCTAAACTGAACCGTTTGGAAACAATCAGGATTTCTGAAGATTTCGATTTCAGTAAAATTTCCTCGCTGTCCTCGGAAGCCCGGCAAAAACTGAATAAGATTAAACCTAAAACCATTGCCCAAGCAAGCAGGATCAGCGGCGTTTCTCCTGCCGATATTAACGTATTATTGATTTATTTAGGAAGATAA
- the ybeY gene encoding rRNA maturation RNase YbeY has protein sequence MIHFFFENIEEVNFPTDTISWLKNIILTEEKKLGTLNYIFCDDEHLLKVNRDFLDHDYYTDIITFDYVKGNTISGDIFVSLPRISENTVTLQKDYDSELLRVLAHGILHLCGYKDKSAQENTEMRAKEDFYLNIYFNVSRETS, from the coding sequence ATGATACATTTCTTTTTTGAAAATATCGAGGAAGTAAATTTTCCGACTGATACTATTTCATGGCTTAAAAATATTATCCTTACAGAAGAAAAAAAATTAGGCACTCTGAATTATATCTTTTGTGATGATGAGCATTTACTGAAGGTAAATCGTGATTTTCTCGATCACGATTATTATACCGACATCATTACTTTCGACTATGTGAAGGGCAATACCATCTCCGGTGATATTTTTGTATCTTTGCCGCGCATTTCAGAGAACACTGTAACCTTGCAAAAGGATTATGATTCTGAATTACTTAGGGTCTTAGCACATGGTATTTTACACCTCTGTGGGTATAAGGATAAATCTGCTCAGGAAAATACTGAAATGCGAGCCAAAGAAGATTTTTATTTAAATATTTACTTTAATGTTTCACGTGAAACATCTTAG
- a CDS encoding patatin-like phospholipase family protein, which produces MKKLWLFIIFLCSVCVYSQTQNVPGNPKRPKIGLSLSGGGAKGFAHIGVLKLIDSLGVKIDYISGTSMGAIVGGLYASGYSGEEIEKIVMEIDFYNIIANEKSRQEATFFNKSVDKYILSLPVKNGKVNVLPKAISTGQKNIYLLKELFKNVSTIDDFSKLPIPFMCVATNLESGKTEIFEKGDLVSAIMASSAFPSLMDPVKINDSLYIDGAMTINYPSKPLKDKGLDIVIGVDLSQGLAKREQLSSAIDILNQVIDFGILAETKRQINYTDISIRPDLNGFSATSYGDKRAILDSGFIAAKRFVKPLSLLPKRERITLRAPSNNVYSNVYKIDSLVVENNHIFAENYVQGKMNLRVPSLQTYGNINRMIDRLYATNNYTLINYDILQVHDKNLLKLNVTEDDTRLFLKFGLHYDEILKTGLLLNVTGKRLLFRNSIVSLDIVVGDQPRYYLNYFIDNGYIPGFGVYASGMSLDLKNLDDNLSTEWNWLRNEAFIQSIWRDKYAIGAGLSYDYFESRTIDQSSYSNFTHSLNAFAFIKSDTQDDKSFPTKGILLNVEGKLLDLLNEEQEGRTFQAKITSQLNFPLRPKLTYQLHLFGGITIGETLSPYYLYRIGGIFGQNLGNFVKFGGYQFGALDSENLLTASNSLQYNVYKNYFVDASFNMANMFNDLGVDDILHVSESSYGFTAGYKSTFGQIKLNYSRSVNRQNNIFSVILGHWF; this is translated from the coding sequence ATGAAAAAACTTTGGCTTTTTATAATTTTCCTGTGTTCGGTTTGTGTGTATTCACAGACACAAAATGTTCCTGGAAACCCAAAAAGGCCAAAGATAGGGCTTTCACTATCTGGCGGTGGTGCCAAAGGCTTTGCGCATATTGGTGTTTTAAAATTAATTGATTCATTGGGGGTCAAGATAGATTATATCTCTGGTACCAGCATGGGCGCCATTGTTGGCGGACTCTACGCATCGGGATATAGCGGCGAAGAAATCGAGAAAATCGTGATGGAAATTGATTTCTACAACATCATAGCCAATGAAAAAAGCCGTCAGGAGGCCACATTTTTCAACAAATCTGTAGATAAATACATCCTGAGTCTGCCCGTGAAAAACGGTAAGGTGAATGTACTACCAAAAGCCATCTCAACAGGGCAAAAAAACATCTATCTGCTAAAGGAACTCTTTAAGAATGTATCAACCATAGATGATTTCTCGAAGTTGCCCATTCCTTTTATGTGTGTAGCGACCAATCTGGAAAGTGGCAAGACTGAAATCTTCGAGAAAGGTGATCTGGTAAGTGCTATCATGGCCAGCTCTGCGTTCCCTTCGTTGATGGACCCTGTAAAAATCAATGATTCTCTGTATATCGATGGTGCAATGACGATCAATTACCCATCAAAACCTTTGAAAGATAAAGGTTTAGATATTGTAATCGGTGTGGATCTCAGTCAGGGACTTGCAAAAAGAGAGCAACTCTCCAGCGCTATTGATATCCTTAACCAGGTTATTGATTTCGGTATTCTGGCAGAAACCAAAAGACAGATCAATTACACAGATATTAGTATCCGCCCAGATCTGAACGGTTTCTCCGCTACCAGTTACGGAGATAAACGCGCTATTTTGGATTCGGGGTTTATTGCCGCAAAACGCTTTGTAAAGCCGCTTTCTTTATTACCTAAAAGAGAAAGGATCACCTTACGTGCGCCTAGCAACAACGTATATTCTAATGTGTATAAAATTGACAGTCTGGTAGTAGAAAACAACCATATTTTCGCTGAAAATTACGTACAGGGAAAGATGAATCTGCGTGTACCTTCGCTGCAAACTTATGGAAACATCAACCGTATGATAGACCGTCTGTATGCGACCAATAATTATACACTGATTAATTACGATATTCTACAGGTACACGATAAAAATTTACTTAAACTAAATGTTACCGAAGATGATACAAGGCTGTTCCTGAAGTTTGGCCTCCATTATGACGAAATTCTAAAAACCGGTTTGTTGCTCAATGTAACTGGTAAAAGATTATTATTCCGTAATTCCATTGTTTCATTAGACATTGTTGTGGGCGATCAGCCACGGTATTACCTCAATTACTTCATTGATAATGGTTATATCCCTGGCTTCGGTGTGTATGCATCAGGGATGTCTTTAGACCTCAAAAACCTTGACGATAACCTTTCTACGGAATGGAACTGGTTAAGGAATGAAGCATTCATACAATCGATTTGGCGCGATAAATATGCCATTGGTGCAGGTCTAAGTTATGATTATTTTGAATCGAGAACCATAGATCAGTCATCTTACAGTAATTTTACACATTCACTTAATGCCTTTGCCTTTATAAAAAGTGATACGCAAGATGATAAAAGTTTCCCTACGAAAGGTATTTTACTTAATGTAGAAGGTAAACTGTTGGATTTATTAAATGAAGAACAAGAAGGCCGCACATTTCAGGCTAAAATAACCTCCCAGTTGAACTTTCCTCTTCGCCCGAAACTCACTTATCAGCTACATTTATTCGGCGGCATCACAATTGGTGAAACGCTTTCACCATATTATCTTTACCGGATTGGCGGAATTTTTGGGCAGAATTTGGGGAATTTTGTAAAATTCGGTGGGTATCAGTTTGGCGCTTTAGATTCAGAAAACCTTCTTACGGCATCGAACAGTTTACAATACAATGTGTATAAAAACTATTTCGTTGATGCGTCATTTAATATGGCAAATATGTTTAATGATCTTGGCGTTGACGATATCTTACATGTTTCAGAATCTTCCTATGGCTTTACCGCAGGCTATAAATCTACGTTTGGACAAATAAAATTAAATTACAGCCGTTCTGTAAACCGACAAAACAACATCTTCAGTGTAATATTAGGACACTGGTTTTAA